The Amphiprion ocellaris isolate individual 3 ecotype Okinawa chromosome 24, ASM2253959v1, whole genome shotgun sequence DNA window ATCTAAAGACAACATTCTTGCCAATTCAACAAGGAAAAGGAAGCGCATCCACCTCAGTAAGCTTCAGcaagacaaacacagagagagagaactgctttgcaacaaaaatgttgagaaTCTTCACAAATGAAgggcctttttttaaaaatttaaccGTGACATCGGGCTGCTACAGTAAGCTTCAGACGTTTTGATCACTGGTTCTCTTTCCTGGTGGCTAAAAGCACTTTCTGTATGATAAAAATAATATGAtgattctttttcttcttttttttaaactgatcactgttttcactgcttgatgctgttttttttatatatatatatatatatatatatatatatatatatatatatatatatatatatatatatatatatatatatagtttcaTTTCTTGTCATGTACAGTTTCTAGTTTGAGTGCCATTGTGAGTGGGAACGTTGACGGAGGCACTTTGCATTTCGGTTtcactcctttttttctttctgtactgTATCAAGTGTTTTTGCTCTGATTTGGATCTGACGTTGGTGTTAAAAAGTAAGAAGCGGTGGAGGATTCAGAGGTGCCTTTTTGTTTTCGGTgtgttttttcccttcttttcgctctttattttgtatttccaGTATCTTCTAGGGGGAGCTTAATTATTATGTGGTTGAAAATATGCTCTGGACAGAACATATTTGTTGTGATTAAGCAGTGAACCTCTTAACTCACTATATTTGAGTTACGctgtcattttcaaacttttttttttttttttttttttttgcagttgccATCGACGTAGTTTGTCGCCAAAGTAGTTCTGATTGAACATGTGAATTGCAAACTGTGTCGGCTATAAAACGCGCTGGGAAAGCGAGGCCAAAGTTGACCTGGAACAGCATTCGATGGTGAAATGTAACTGTGAAAAATCCACAAAGCACTAAGTTTAAAGcgcagtctgtttttttttttatcttggaAATGAAATATGATCCTATGTCTTCAttttctaacaaaaaaaaaagattaaagctGTTCAGACTTTATTCTTCAATCTGTATTTGACCCATAAAGCTTTGAGCTTCCACTGGTTTTCAACCAAGTTTATGTTTAATGGAACTGTGATTTAAAGTTTCTTCAAAGTGAAATTCCTTTTTAGCAATCACATAATAAATACAGTGAGtctcaacaaaataaaacagtagtAGGGTAACAGTCACAAACCTGTGAATTTTGGTTTTACTTTTCATCTGgcattaaagaaaaatgaaaaatcctcTTCCATGCTTTGTCTTTGGggtgaaaaatcaaaacaataccAGCTATTTTGGACGCTAAGCTGTGACAGTATTATGCTTTATCATAATATAACATGATGCAAATGCAGAGCAGTCAGCTTTACTGCAGAATTCTCCTTCACTTGAGCCAAACTCCTTCATTTATGCTTGTTTTACAACCGAAACAACGAGCAACTTTGGTCGAGCATCTTCCCGGCGTCCTCTCTGAAAGCAGCAGCCACCTTATTTTCCACACTGATGCTATTGTACCACGTTCACAACAAATAAAAGGATGGGAATGACTGCTCtccgtgggtgtgtgtgtgtgtgctcatttGTCACGCTGTGTAATCACAGATGTTAATAAATCATCTGTACATAAAAACTTACCTTCCTTGAACACCAGTTCTTACCTTGAACCTTCTCTGAACACAAAAGTATGAGAGGATCCACTAGTATCACATTTACTGTCTTTGTGTGGTTTGGAATTAAGTTTTAACAGCCaacggaaaaaaaaatatgacactcAAGGCAACTGGAACTAATGCAGAAAATCACGCAAATCCTCAAcactgtgaataaataaatcaaaaccaaAGTAAAGCTGTCAGACGTTCATCCTCTCCTAAAACtgctttttgtagttttatgaaACACCTGTTTATCACTGTGGTTGTTAGAAAAACCGTTGATCAGGTTCAGACTTGCTGAATGTTATTTCACAGGGAGCATGTGGCTGCCTTTTTGTCTATACTacggaaaatatatatatatatatatatatatatatatatatatatatatatatatatatatatatatatatatatatatatatatatataaaaaataaaaataatttttttttttttttttttttttttaaattaaatctctCATTCAAGCCTTAAATACAAATGGGGCACATTTCACTTCTATCCATTCTGGACTGAAaccagtttaaccctcgtgtcgtcctgcgggtcaaaattgacccattttaaagtttgaaaatgtggaaaaaatatatgttttcatagtgaaacttctgatgtccacattttcaacatttttgggaaatctttgaacatttttaggtggaaaaaaagaaatgttaaaaatgtttcttaagaacattcacaaaaaaatctaccaaaatccagtgaaattctctggattttggtcgatttttttttttgtgaatgttcttaaagaaaatattcgaagttttactgatatatatatatggaatcactttagatattttcaggattttttttgaagatttttactcattttttgaaaatatttgcaagaattctgttgccaaatttgggggatttttaaaaataatacttttaagggaaacttttaaggaattattggaattttcttcatgaaggttttgcaaattttctgaaatttggggaatttttttgcagattttgttcAGATAAGGAAAGAATAtgttttggtgccagtaaatgaggacaacaggagggttaaatatacTATATCTCCCAAATATTCCAACAACAACACTGTAATATTTGGTAGCATCTGTAATTCCTCTTGTGAATCGGGTATATTTTTAAGGTGTGGTGTGATAATGTCTGTGCGTTTGTCCATCAGTCCGTCGTTAATCCGTGTCCGTGTTCAGCTGACTGTAGGTGATTCGTGGTACCTGTTGGTGCACAGCTTCTTGTTGCTGTTGCTCTCGTGCTCCGTCTGCCTGTGGTGCTTCCCGATGCAACCATCTGGAATGAAAGATGCTCCGCTTAAAATACTTATCTCGCTTTGTGTTATCTGGTTACAGCgctgaaaaatgcacagaaagacaacaaaaaggcAACTTACTGGCGAGGTGAGGAGAAGGCGCCGAGGAAGGGCTTCTTTTCCACTGTGAGGgcagaaaaatgtcatattttgtaGTTAAATCACTCTCCACATCGAAGAAATCCATCTTTTTAACACGGCCTACAACTCATGATCATCTTTTCTATGTGCTCCTTTCTACactatatttagatttttgtgtCTTGAAAAGTATTATTAACACATCTGTGGACATATCAAAATCTAatccaaaaactgaacaaaggaacatatatgggtcaatatataactgcgggactttttgtaacatggttgacatttttgctgttttcgagatgcaaaatggcaaaaacgagacacgaaacaacaaaactgagacacaaaatgacaaaaacgagacacaaagtgacaaaaacgagacacagaacgacaaaaacgagacaaaaccacaaaaacgagacacaaaaccacaaaaaggagacaaaaccacaaaaacgagacacaaaatgacaaaaatgagacacaaagtgacaaaaacgatacacaaaatgacaaaaactagagaaaacgtcaaaaacgAGACAGCTTATTGTTTAGctgattagaaggtggttgttaataaatttggacggttatttagttgacattttagtgatatccagtcattttttattaataagtgattgtttccataataaataattacggaatttgcaaagacatgatcataatgaacataaaaaaacttcttttttttaaaacttctgataaaaatgtatgcaagatatatctcaTGGACTTCAAacgtccctcaattatatactgactcATATCTTCTTCCTCAAATATTTCTCACATTCTAGTTTATTCATCGTGACAAAAATGTACCTCagttaatcctcctgttgtcctcatttatgggcaccaaaaaacagttttcccttgtctgaaaaaaatccaaaaactctgcaaaaaattccccaaatttataaaaatttgccaaatctTCGggatgaaaattccttaaaagtttccttaaaagttgtatttttttaaaaaatccccaaattcggcaagaaaattcttgtaaatattgtcaaaagatgagtaaaaatcttccaaaaaaatttaaaaaatatctaaagtgattacatatatatcaataaaatttctaatattttctttaagaacattcacataaaaatcaaccaaaatccagcgaatttcactagattttggttgatttttatacgaatgttctgaagaaacatttttttttcaccaaaaaatgttcaaagatttccagcgaatttctctggattttggttgatttttttgtgaatgttctaaaagaaacatgtttttttaacatttctttttttccaccaaaaaatgttgaaaatgcggaagctttcactgtgaaaatatatatatttttttcccatattttcaaagtttaaaacgggtcaatttgacccgcaggacgacacgagggctAAGCTTTGATACATTGTGATGATCTATAAAATCAGTTTCCTcaagaataaacacaaaaatcagcATGCAACAGGCGTAAATTCACATTTCAATCTTCACTACTCACTATGAATTTGTGGATGTTCTTCAGGCTGCTGAACCTCAGGTAGGAAATGTCCGTCTTGTCTTTGCCCATGTCCTGGTCGGAGGTGTAGATGTGTGTGATGCCGGCTCCTCTGATCAGAGGGATGCACTCGTCACACGGACATTTAGTCACAAACAGCATGGTGGACTCCTCTGGCTTGATGTCTCGTGTCCTAAAAGCATCCAGAGGAGATGTCTGACTTATTTTAAGGTGAGctttctgcttgtgtttttacttgCCGGGCCGTGTGCGTGTTCTGACCTGAAGGTGAGGGCGTTCTGCTCTGCGTGGATGATGTATCTGTACTTGCGTCTCTGGCGGTCCTCCTGTTTGTTGTCCATCTGGGGGTACTCTGCATACTGGGAACCCGCTGGGTAGGCGTTGTACCCACAACCCACCAGGTACAGACACCCCGTTCCATCACAGCCAGCCTGGGACAAGACAGGAGATCAGAACATCCCGTCAGCAACAGCAAAATGTGTCGGACTGAGAAACGACACACAGAAGATAAGTCTGGAACTGGTTCACTAAGAGGctctgaatgaaaacacaacaaacagtgaatttccctggattttggttgatttttatgtgaatgttcttaaagaaaatattagaagttttactgatatatatggaatcactttagatatttttaggatttttttggaagatttttactcattttttgaaaatatttacaagaattttcttgccaaattcgggggattttttttttttttttaaataaaactttgaagagaaacttttaaggaattataggaattttcttcctgaaggttttgtaaattttcagaaatttgaagaatttttttgcagaatttttggatttttttcagaaaaggaaacaatattttttggtgcccataaataaggacaacaggagggttaagaggcCAAAGAATAACCAAAAGTAAGAAAGCTGAGCTTACCAGCTGTCCTTTGGCCCAGATAACAGCACCCACACCCACTTTAGGGTCCTCTGGAATGACAATGACAGTTTGGCATGAGACATATGGCTTGACAAACACTCATTACTTAGTGgcttttatttggtttttgttgGTTGTTGCTTGGTTTCTAACATTTTGCCATGTTTAATTCCTTTCTGTTCACTCTGGGCTGAAACAGGATATGTTCTGCTGTGCTACATCTCCCTCTggacaaacagcaaaaccaaacaaacctgTCCTGTACTCCAGCAGCCTGGCTTGTATGATGCAGTGACACGCTACTTCTTGGGGCATCTCCTCATGacgtggagggagggaggtggccGACTGTTCCCTGGGTAACAGAAACAACACCATCAGCAAAATAACAAGCGAATGAAGACGCTCGTTTCAAGTCATTCAGGTAATTGACAGCGAGCGTGTCTAACCTGTAGAAGCCGTAGTGTTGCCGTGGCACCCCAGCCGCCACTGTAGCCAGAACCTCCACCAGCTCCCTCATGTTGTTCCTCAGGTTGGAGAAGTAGGGCTCCATGCTGAAGTTCTCCAGGCCCATTTGGGTCAAAATCTCCTGGTGCTGCTGAGACGAACCCACCAAGAAGTGTCTGGAGAAGTCCTTCAGGTGTCTTGTGCGCTGTCTGGAAAGCATCAGACATTCCTCTGGTTTACACACAGTTTCTTAAGGCTTCGATTTATACTACtcccttttttaaaatccagttCTTCTCCAAAGGGCATGTTGTTATTGAATTGGTTAAGTTTCAGGATTTGCGCTGATAACAGTGTTGATATTCTCATGTAGGTCCTCTAATGCACCTTAGGAAGTTTAATACAACTGTTTCCTCCTACCTGTCAAAGTCACTCTAAATCAtggtgccttgaaatgtgtaaacatTGTACATtgatttttaattacatttagtatttgtacagattttaaaattagaagtgtttttatAGGATTGTGCAGCAAGTTTATCAGAGTTTATACTAAActttaatgttactaacctacCTGTCCTTCAATTTCCCTTGGGAAttaaatatctatctatctatctatctatctatctatctatctatctatctatctatctatctatctatctatctatctatctatctatctatctatctatctatctatctatctatctatcgatctgtCTATagtctatcaatctatctatagtcaatctatctatagtctatcaatctatctatagtcaatctatctatagtctatcaatctatctatagcctatctatctatctatctatctatctatctatctgtcgatctgtctatctatctatctatctatagtctatcaatctatctatagtctatctacctatagcctatctatctatcatctatctatctatctatctatagtctatctatctatctatctatctatctatctatctatctatagtctatctacctatagcctacctatctatctatagcctatctatctatctatctatagcctatctatttatctatagtctatctatctatagcctatctatctatctatctatctatctatctatctatctatagcctatctatctatctatagtctatctatctatctatctatctatctatagtctatctatctatctatctatctatctatagcctatctatctatagcctatctatctatctatagtctatctatctatagcctatctatctatctatctatctatctatctatctatctatctatctatctatagtctatctatctatctatctatagtctatctatctatctatagtctatctatctatctatctatctatctatctatctatctatagcctatctatctatagcctatctatctatctatagtttatctatcCATCTCTGCACAACCACATCAATAAGCTTCATAGGCAGGATTCAACCATTTGTACTTCTGGATTTTGCACATCTTACAGGTTGCTCTACTTTTTAACTGACCAAATCTACACAGAGTaactaaagcaggggtgtcaaacatgtggcccgtgggctaaaaccggccctccagacgAGGGTCTAATACGGCCtgcaggatgactttgcaaaatgtaaaaattacagagaagacattaagtgcagattataaatttgtaaaactggaaattttaaataatttctagaccatgacaagttgttttgatcataaagtaaaatactagattcttcattgttcttttgtcgctttgtgtctcatttttgtaacattttgccttgtttttgttattttttgtcagacttttgtgtaatgttttgtcttttgtcactttttgtctaattttttgtctgttttgtttcatgtcgtttctCTCActtcttgtcgttttgtttctcatttttgtgtttccttgtctcgcttctgtttttggttgtatttttgtcattttgtgttttgctttattcattgtagtgtgtgtcacttttgtcatgttttgtctcgtttgtgacgttttccattttttttgtcattttgttactCGCTTTTGatggtttgtgtctcatttttggcattttgtgtctcatttttgtaatattttgcattttttttgtttttttttcatgtagtaaaatactacatcattcagttccagatatctgtgactaaatgttgtgttcctttgtagacattgtgatctggaagttgtaatgtgtaaatgataaactgaggcataatgttgaaattgaacttatttttcttaataaagttcaggttgttcatgatgttttgtaaaaagataattccttaaatgtgaacattttcagaatgtactttattgcacaaaaacaaaggaaacatttggagttgtggttatttattgcttattatgctgtgattttactggtcacttgagatcaaactgggctgaatgtggtccctgaactaagatgagtttgacagccctgaATTAAAGTATTCAGAAAGAAATGCAACAACGCAGAGAACTGACATGGTAAATAtcactcacaaacacaacaatcagTTGGAGAGTTCTGAAGTAATCGCCCTCATTTTCATTACTAAATACCTGTTGAAGAGCTCCTCTGTGTTCAGCGTCGGGTCATCATCAGCCATCGTCTGCATAAAATCACAATCTCTGGACGTCTCGGTGACAAACTGCGCCAGGCCGGGCGCCAGcggctgcagcagcacacagaTGTGAGGACGGCTGTTGGACTTGAGCTTCTCCGTTGCCAGGGCGT harbors:
- the cdadc1 gene encoding cytidine and dCMP deaminase domain-containing protein 1, with amino-acid sequence MEESQICSRAVPGHTKPCRETRDGGSQSDSRTRGPGPRLSKVNLFTLLSLWMELFPQEEAEEDDNDQVRRVGLVVVQDTKVVGLHCSGAELHAGQAAIIQHGARLADCQLFFSRRPCATCLKMIINAGVGRISFWPGDPEISMLKPASTNHSNSSSSPQSITEEAALDALATEKLKSNSRPHICVLLQPLAPGLAQFVTETSRDCDFMQTMADDDPTLNTEELFNRQRTRHLKDFSRHFLVGSSQQHQEILTQMGLENFSMEPYFSNLRNNMRELVEVLATVAAGVPRQHYGFYREQSATSLPPRHEEMPQEVACHCIIQARLLEYRTEDPKVGVGAVIWAKGQLAGCDGTGCLYLVGCGYNAYPAGSQYAEYPQMDNKQEDRQRRKYRYIIHAEQNALTFRTRDIKPEESTMLFVTKCPCDECIPLIRGAGITHIYTSDQDMGKDKTDISYLRFSSLKNIHKFIWKRSPSSAPSPHLANGCIGKHHRQTEHESNSNKKLCTNSWTTSPLLTDSS